In the genome of Gloeotrichia echinulata CP02, one region contains:
- a CDS encoding DNA cytosine methyltransferase — translation MTASCSQTPRQIELPLQLVTYPTKFTFIDLFAGIGGFRLGLEKLGGQCLGYSEIDKQAIKVYKQNYISYLNKDELELGDITKISELPPDFDVIVGGVPCQPWSVAGCLRGFEDPRGKLWFDVIRLVNNNRPLGFIFENVSGLASPKNRANLELILQEFTQIGYCVKWKVLNAYDFGLPQNRDRVFIVGIRNDLDKCENYKFPESLNVHPKVLDILDDFKETQPVEKAKLDPHTLFKGVIPPSRTRFQKNDELNDFFIFSDLRNGHTTIHSWDIIKTSEREKLICLTLLKHRRSKKYGEKDGNPLSLQNFKEIICDMEVNELNKLVQKGILRLTVDHKYEFVNSKNMTGINDIYRIILPTADIIPTLTATGAKDYIATVSINATHPEEYKSLFLEKIYKNKKYIAITDKHACRLQGFPADFQCHEKDDIARKQFGNAVPVPVVEYVAKELLNIIRIQVSGQK, via the coding sequence ATGACAGCTTCGTGTTCACAAACACCCAGACAAATAGAATTACCTCTCCAATTAGTTACCTATCCTACTAAATTCACGTTCATTGATTTATTTGCAGGTATTGGCGGGTTTAGACTAGGTTTAGAAAAACTTGGTGGTCAATGTTTAGGATATTCGGAAATAGACAAACAAGCGATTAAAGTCTATAAACAAAATTATATCAGCTACCTAAATAAAGATGAGCTTGAGTTAGGGGATATTACAAAAATTAGTGAACTCCCGCCTGATTTTGATGTAATTGTTGGTGGTGTACCTTGTCAGCCTTGGTCAGTTGCAGGTTGTTTAAGGGGATTTGAAGACCCTAGAGGTAAATTATGGTTTGATGTGATTAGATTAGTGAATAATAATCGACCATTAGGTTTTATATTTGAAAATGTTAGTGGATTAGCAAGTCCGAAAAATAGAGCTAACTTAGAACTGATTTTACAGGAATTTACGCAAATTGGATATTGTGTTAAATGGAAAGTTCTGAATGCTTACGATTTTGGCTTACCTCAAAATAGAGATAGAGTTTTTATTGTAGGAATTAGAAATGATTTAGATAAATGTGAAAATTATAAATTCCCTGAGTCCTTAAATGTGCATCCAAAAGTATTAGATATTTTGGATGATTTTAAAGAAACCCAACCTGTGGAAAAAGCTAAATTAGATCCACATACTTTATTTAAAGGCGTGATACCACCATCGAGAACTAGATTTCAAAAAAATGATGAATTAAATGATTTTTTCATTTTCTCTGATTTAAGAAATGGACATACAACAATTCATTCTTGGGATATTATCAAGACAAGTGAGCGAGAAAAATTAATTTGTTTAACTCTTCTCAAACATAGAAGAAGTAAAAAATATGGTGAAAAAGATGGCAATCCTTTATCTTTACAAAATTTTAAAGAAATAATATGTGATATGGAAGTTAATGAATTAAATAAATTAGTACAAAAAGGAATATTGCGTTTGACTGTCGATCATAAGTATGAATTTGTCAACTCCAAGAATATGACAGGTATTAATGATATCTATAGAATTATATTACCTACTGCTGATATTATTCCAACGTTAACTGCTACTGGTGCAAAAGACTATATAGCGACAGTATCAATTAATGCTACTCATCCAGAAGAGTATAAAAGTCTTTTCTTGGAAAAGATTTACAAAAATAAAAAATATATAGCAATCACGGACAAACACGCCTGTAGATTACAAGGATTTCCTGCAGATTTTCAATGTCATGAAAAAGATGATATTGCCAGAAAACAATTTGGTAATGCTGTTCCTGTTCCAGTTGTTGAGTATGTTGCGAAAGAATTACTAAATATTATTAGAATACAAGTAAGTGGGCAAAAATAA
- a CDS encoding SDR family oxidoreductase — translation MTSASYIFLAGGSRGVGREIAKYLTAQQLKVKALLRTEAAKAELEAIGIQVVLGNALNVGDVERAILGDEPIHAVISTIGGLPQDEDKADYLGNRNLIDAAVKIGAQKFILVSSIGTGNSAVALPPQALETLGRVLVEKDKAEQYLISSGLTYTIIRPGGLKSEPATNNGILTEDPRIVGSIHRADVAQLVVRALNSDRANNKVLSALDKNLLFGQAEFPEFSLD, via the coding sequence ATGACAAGTGCATCTTACATTTTTCTCGCTGGGGGAAGTCGCGGTGTTGGTCGAGAAATCGCCAAATACCTTACAGCACAACAGCTAAAAGTTAAAGCACTCCTGAGAACCGAAGCTGCTAAGGCTGAACTAGAAGCAATAGGTATTCAGGTAGTTCTAGGAAATGCCTTGAATGTGGGTGATGTAGAACGTGCAATACTTGGAGATGAACCTATCCACGCCGTTATTAGCACTATTGGCGGCTTACCCCAAGATGAAGACAAAGCAGATTATTTGGGTAATAGAAATCTCATTGATGCTGCAGTGAAAATCGGGGCACAAAAATTTATTCTTGTGTCTTCTATTGGTACTGGAAATAGTGCTGTGGCTTTACCTCCTCAAGCTTTAGAAACACTTGGACGTGTTTTAGTCGAAAAAGATAAAGCCGAACAATACTTAATTAGCAGTGGACTAACTTACACCATTATTCGTCCTGGTGGACTCAAGTCAGAACCTGCAACTAATAATGGAATTTTAACCGAAGATCCGCGTATTGTTGGCAGCATCCATCGTGCAGATGTCGCTCAGTTGGTGGTTCGTGCTTTAAATTCTGACCGCGCTAATAATAAAGTCTTATCAGCGCTAGACAAAAATCTGCTCTTTGGTCAAGCAGAGTTTCCAGAATTTAGTTTGGATTAG
- a CDS encoding secondary thiamine-phosphate synthase enzyme YjbQ — MSIIHKLIEIETQAGINIHNITPQIQDFINSISIRNGQALIFSRHTTTALAINENEERLLADIKVFLQKLAPESDKYLHNDLHLRDVPEDEPINAHSHLMAMILNTSEVIPIVDGKLALGTWQSVLFFELDGPRKRTLFMQIVGE, encoded by the coding sequence ATGTCGATTATACATAAGTTAATTGAAATCGAAACTCAAGCCGGAATTAATATTCATAATATAACACCCCAAATTCAAGATTTTATCAACTCAATATCAATTAGAAACGGTCAAGCTTTAATATTTTCTCGACACACCACAACCGCCTTAGCCATCAACGAAAACGAAGAAAGATTATTAGCAGATATCAAAGTATTTTTGCAGAAATTAGCACCAGAATCAGACAAATACTTACATAATGACTTGCATTTAAGAGATGTTCCCGAAGATGAACCGATAAATGCTCACTCGCATTTGATGGCAATGATACTGAATACAAGTGAGGTAATTCCCATTGTCGATGGAAAATTAGCTTTGGGAACTTGGCAATCTGTGTTATTTTTTGAATTAGATGGACCGCGCAAAAGAACTCTATTTATGCAGATAGTTGGAGAATAA
- a CDS encoding BrnT family toxin — MPEYCFEWDENKNTTNIGKYGIDFREASKIFYDNCRLTFPDTRQDYGELREISIGEINLSLDNSIIILVVVHTDRDGSIRIISARKANKKERTIYAQRKNIFG; from the coding sequence ATGCCTGAATATTGTTTTGAGTGGGACGAAAATAAAAACACAACTAACATAGGGAAATACGGTATTGATTTTAGGGAAGCATCAAAAATATTTTATGATAATTGTAGGCTAACTTTTCCAGACACAAGGCAAGATTACGGTGAATTAAGAGAAATTAGTATTGGAGAAATTAATTTATCACTTGATAATTCAATTATTATTTTAGTAGTTGTTCATACAGATAGGGATGGATCAATTCGGATAATTTCTGCAAGGAAAGCCAACAAGAAGGAGAGGACGATATATGCACAAAGAAAAAATATTTTCGGCTGA